From the Bacteroidia bacterium genome, the window ATGCAAACTTTTTCCCGTCAGGTGAAAAGCATTTCTGCGCTTCATTTGTTATGTGTAATACACCTATATTCTGTGTTGATATATTTGTTATTCCCTGATTGGTTAATAGAACCTTATATATCATACTGCTGTTACCTTTAAGAATATACACCCACCAGTCTTTGCCGTTGGCATGTCTGCAGGCTGCAAAACCCGGCAGTAGGGTATCTTGAATAAGCGTTATTTTTTTTTGGCCGGGAATAACATCGCCAAGACCATTATCCAAACTCATATCTATAACCGAGTAATAAGATATCAGCGGCAAATCATTTGGCGGATTAACATAACTGCTACCATGATGAAAAAGCACATACTTGTTGCTGTCATCGGGCATGGGCAATATCAAGCTGGATTGAACCCATTGAATTCCTGCTGTACTACACCATATAGAATCTATAACATCCGTAGCTATTCTCGCTCCATTTGGCATAGTATCTTCCATTGCATTGGCTATCCAGCAACCGTTTGTATAAAATAAAATATCACCGTTGGCATTGGCAATATTTGCCTGTGCACCTTGAAATTTCATTTTTCTCGACAAACCTATTACATTAAAGTTGAGGGTGTCAATTTTTATTATTCCTTTATCAGAATTTACGCCCCATGGGGGATAAGCGAAATCATATCCAATTAAAAAATTATGATTATACCCTTGCCCGAATAAACTTGCTGATGCAATGAACAGCAGCAATAGACTGATTACCTTCTTTTTCATTGGATGACAATCAGTTTTTTAGTGTTCAGTGTAAGTCCGTCTTTGCGCAGTCTGATAAAATAAATGCCCTGATCATAGTTGTTCACCGATATGACTATTGACTTTATTCCCTTATCTATCACAAACTCATTAATTTTTGCACCCAACACATTGCGTATCTCAAAATTTACAGCTTCTTCATTGGTGAAATTCAATGCTACCGTCACCTGTTGCGATGCAGGGTTGGGTATCAGCTTATAGTCATAAGCAACAGCAATGCTATTTACATCCGTTGTCATTAATCTGTAAATGCCGCTTTGCAAACATACAGCATCATCATAATATTCAAGGGTATCATTTATTTTTTCAAGCAATGCCCTTGCCTGATACACTGCCGGGCCGCCTGAGTAGGGGCATTGCTGTGCAATGGCAAACAATGCTGCAAAATTACTGCTGATGCTGCCTTGTCCGTTTTCTTTATATTGCAATATCATTTCATTCACCTGCTTGTGGTTTATTTCAGGCAGCTCTGCCGGCAACACGGCACTGTTTTTTAATGCTGCTGCATTATATGTGCTGTCTGCCATTGCATCATGCTGCTGCAAAAGAGTTGCCACGGTTACATTCAGCGTGTTTAATGTTGTTATTAAATTCTCGCGCTGTGTACTATATCCGCTAATGCTGTCGGTTGCATACAGGCTGTCTAACACGGCAATGCTGTCTATCATAATTTTTATCAGGATGTCGGCCAGGGCAAGTGTTGCTTCCTGCATGGGGGTAAAACGGTTGGCTGCACTCATGCTCTCTTTAACTGCTTGCAACTGCCCAATGGCTACGGTTTGTTTATTGCCATAAAAATTTTGAAACACAGAGTCGCTTGTCCGCAGCAGCGAATCTTCCTGCAACAAGGCATAGAGGTTGCTCTGCGCCTGATTCAGGTTTTCGTCTCTGTAATCAAATGATATGGCGCTGTCGCGGGCTACCAGCTTCAAATGCTCCTCATCTCCGCCACCACCGGTTATTGCTGTATTGCATACCTGAGTACCGCAACTGGTAAAGTCACTGGTCGAAATATCAGGGTCAAACCATAATGGGGGAGAAATTGTATTAGGATAATAGGCAGTTCCGGAATTTGGATTATACCGAATTCTTGAATTTAAATAATTGTTATTAAAAGTATTCTGATTAATAGCCGTAGTATTTCCAATCTGTGGGTTATTCCACACATTGCCTCTGTGTATTTGCTGCCCTATGCGTGATACGTTGTTGAGATACAAACCTTCAACACATTCTGTCATCACATTGCCGGCAACATCATTAAACACGTCACATTCTCCTGCAAAACTCATCCCTCTATATGGCCCTGTGCTGCCTTGCACCAAATTGGTTCCAAAATTATTACAATTAATTTTGTTGTTTGTACTCATACTCACAAACATGCCTACGGTCTTTATGTTGCTATGCGGTATGGTATTGGTAACAGCATTGCAGCTAACACCATTCATGCTGCCATTCTCAAACACCATTCCACTGGCACCGGATGTAGGCTGTTGGCTTAAATTGGTAAATATCAAATTGTCTTTAACACTTGCATTTTCTACTCCTCTGGCAAATATGCCTGTGGCCGTGCCCTTTGTTTCCAAATGATTGTTGTTTACAATCTGATAGTTGGCATTATTACCCTGCACAAACTCATTCATACTAATACACATGCCGCCTTTTGAATACTGGTTTTTACGCTCCACTACTATTGTATTGTCCTCTGCTCGCATCAACGAGGCACCATCATTATCCACCCAGTCTATTCCTTTATAAAAGGCTTCTATATTGCACTGCATCACCACTACACTGCATTTAGAATGCGATTCCTCAGACTTTGTTCCTACAGCAACATTTTTCATTGATATTCCTTTAATGGTGGCGCTATAAAAATTGGTATAAATACCGTAATTGGCATTATCTATTGTGGTGCCTCCATTGGTCAATGGGCTGACATTTAAATTGTACTTGAAATCATTCGTCCTTCTTGCTGTTATGGCTGCCCCGAAAGGTGCCTGTACCAAATAGGGCTGCTGCGCATAAACATAGTCTGTTGTCATCTTCTCAAAACGGCAGTTAACAACATCCACATTGCTGTTGTGTATTTCAATGCCAAAATTAAGATCATGAAACAGGTTTTCATTCATGTTATAATTGCCAATGGTTATGGCGGCTAAGTCATTTATCAGCATGCCGGCTCTTCCAACCTTGCCATGCTGTGGTTGTGTGTTATATTCGCCTTTCAGCGCTAAGTTTACCAGCCCAAACTCTGTGCCTGTTACCGTTCCAGTGGTTTGACCCATCAGGCCTGTGGCAGCAGTTTCAATGCCCGTCACACAGTCCACTATCCTTGAATTTACAATATCAAAGCGGCTGCCATTTTGAGCCATAATACCCGTTTGAGCATCTTTCAGGGTGCTGCCCTCCATCATCAGTTTGGCAGCAGGCTGCAGCGTGATGCCTTGCCACATTTGTGGGCAGGAGTACAACAGCGTGTTGTGAGTAACGGTGACGGATATGCCGCTGTTAACAACAATACTGCTGCCCGAACCCATAACTAAGGTGCAGTGGGTGAAGGTGGCAGACCTGTCTACGATTAATGCTACAAAGTCTTTTACATAAATAGTGTCTGCATAGAGGCTATGGCTGTCCACCAACTCAGAAACATACGTTTGAGCCGCAACTGCATAAAATGTTTTTTGACGGGCATCAACAGCACTTGCAGTTATTACTAACACAAAAAACAAAATAGGTATAGCCACATGTTTTAACATCTGTTATTTCTCTTTTATTACCGCAATTTTTTATTTTAGATCTGTATTCTGTTTATTCCCTCAAAGTAAATATAATATTATCAGAAAACGAATAGTTAATGAAAAAAAATTTAGCACAAAAAGAACATTTGTTGAAAATTATTTAGGAGACCATCTTGAAAACAAAAAGCCCCAAAAGCATCAAAAAGAATTTACATATCAGCCACTACGGGTTTACCATGTTTTCCTTCTATGCGTATATTTTTAAAGCGGTTCATTGTATTAAAATATGAGAGCACAATTTACAAAAAAACAAAACAGCTGTCAATGAAGTTTTGACAGCTGTTTCAAAATTGATGCTATTAATCTATTTTTTATGCTTTTTCTCTTCTTTATCAGGCACTGTCAATGAAAAACGTACAGGTAAAGTATATTGCACACTTACAGTCTGTCCGGCCTGCATACCTGGTTGCCAGCGTGGCATGGCATTAATAACACGCAATGCTTCCTGATTAAACTGCTCATTGTTTCCTTTCAAAACGCGGGCACCGGTAACCTCTCCGGTTGACGACACCACAAAGTTTATATACGAAACGCCTTCCACTACATTGTTCCTTGCCTCCTCGGGATATTTGATGTTTTTTAGAAGATATTCCTGTAAGCCTGTTTGTCCACCTGGAAATTCAGGCATTTTTTCCACTGTAGTAAATACCTCACCCGACTGCGCAATTGCCACAACCGAAGTGAGAAAAATAAATCCGAAAATGATAACCTTTTTCATAAACTATTATTTTAATCGTTAAAAGTAATAAAAATTATAATCCCACCATATCTTCGGGTTTCACCCAGGCATCAAACTGCTCCGAAGTAACATAGCCCAAATCAATAGCTGTTTGTTTCAGTGTTTTGCCGTCTTTATGTGCTGTTTGAGCAATCTCTGCCGATTTATAGTAGCCTATATGGGTATTTAGTGCTGTTACCAGCATGAGTGAGTTTTCCAGATTTTTGCGAATGTTGTCATGCAATGGCTCTATGCCGATGGCACATTTGTCGTTGAACGATAGACAGACTTCGCCAATGAGTCGTGCACTGTGCAGGAAGTTATAAATCATTACAGGCTTAAATACATTCAACTCAAAATGTCCTGTGGCACCGCCAATATTGATGG encodes:
- a CDS encoding T9SS type A sorting domain-containing protein — translated: MAIPILFFVLVITASAVDARQKTFYAVAAQTYVSELVDSHSLYADTIYVKDFVALIVDRSATFTHCTLVMGSGSSIVVNSGISVTVTHNTLLYSCPQMWQGITLQPAAKLMMEGSTLKDAQTGIMAQNGSRFDIVNSRIVDCVTGIETAATGLMGQTTGTVTGTEFGLVNLALKGEYNTQPQHGKVGRAGMLINDLAAITIGNYNMNENLFHDLNFGIEIHNSNVDVVNCRFEKMTTDYVYAQQPYLVQAPFGAAITARRTNDFKYNLNVSPLTNGGTTIDNANYGIYTNFYSATIKGISMKNVAVGTKSEESHSKCSVVVMQCNIEAFYKGIDWVDNDGASLMRAEDNTIVVERKNQYSKGGMCISMNEFVQGNNANYQIVNNNHLETKGTATGIFARGVENASVKDNLIFTNLSQQPTSGASGMVFENGSMNGVSCNAVTNTIPHSNIKTVGMFVSMSTNNKINCNNFGTNLVQGSTGPYRGMSFAGECDVFNDVAGNVMTECVEGLYLNNVSRIGQQIHRGNVWNNPQIGNTTAINQNTFNNNYLNSRIRYNPNSGTAYYPNTISPPLWFDPDISTSDFTSCGTQVCNTAITGGGGDEEHLKLVARDSAISFDYRDENLNQAQSNLYALLQEDSLLRTSDSVFQNFYGNKQTVAIGQLQAVKESMSAANRFTPMQEATLALADILIKIMIDSIAVLDSLYATDSISGYSTQRENLITTLNTLNVTVATLLQQHDAMADSTYNAAALKNSAVLPAELPEINHKQVNEMILQYKENGQGSISSNFAALFAIAQQCPYSGGPAVYQARALLEKINDTLEYYDDAVCLQSGIYRLMTTDVNSIAVAYDYKLIPNPASQQVTVALNFTNEEAVNFEIRNVLGAKINEFVIDKGIKSIVISVNNYDQGIYFIRLRKDGLTLNTKKLIVIQ
- a CDS encoding energy transducer TonB, translated to MKKVIIFGFIFLTSVVAIAQSGEVFTTVEKMPEFPGGQTGLQEYLLKNIKYPEEARNNVVEGVSYINFVVSSTGEVTGARVLKGNNEQFNQEALRVINAMPRWQPGMQAGQTVSVQYTLPVRFSLTVPDKEEKKHKK